A region of Coregonus clupeaformis isolate EN_2021a unplaced genomic scaffold, ASM2061545v1 scaf0105, whole genome shotgun sequence DNA encodes the following proteins:
- the LOC121581391 gene encoding coiled-coil and C2 domain-containing protein 1B-like gives MENIARMAEECMKEIYHDDEDDDDLEDDEDLLAELQEVVADEETEDDVTPTSPEETPRSPPQVTHISCLQKRTLSCICNASV, from the exons ATGGAGAATATAGCCAGAATGGCAGAGGAGTGTATGAAGGAGATATaccatgatgatgaggatgatgacgaCCTGGAAGATGATGAAGATTTACTG GCTGAGCTGCAGGAAGTAGTGGCCGATGAGGAAACGGAGGATGATGTGACCCCCACCTCCCCGGAAGAGACGCCACGATCACCACCACAGGTAACTCACATCTCCTGCCTACAGAAACGCACACTAAGTTGTATCTGCAATGCCAGCGTGTGA
- the LOC121580545 gene encoding uncharacterized protein LOC121580545: MLLDRYARQVDFIRYVQQYCSSAQSLGLLYSHNSRAQSLGLLYSHSSRAQSLGLLYSHSSRAQSLGLLYSHSSSAQSLGLSYSHSSSAQSLGLLYSHSSRAQSLGLLYSHSSSAQSLGLLYSHSSRAQSLGLLYSHSSSAQSLGLLYSHSSRAQSLGLLYSHSSIAVVLSHWVCYIVTAVVLSHWVCYIVTAVVLSHWVCYIVTAVVLSHWVCHIVTAVVLSHWVCYIVTAVVLSHWVCYIVTAVVLSHWVCYIVTAVVLSHWVCYRVTAVVLSHWVCNIVTAVVLSHWVCYIVTAVVLSHWVCYIVTAVVLSHWVCYIVTAVVLSHWVCYRVTAVVLSHWVCNSHSIVLPE, from the exons ATGTTACTAGACAGGTATGCTAGGCAGGTAGACTTTATCAGGTACGTTCAG CAGTACTGCAGTAGTGCTCAGTCACTGGGTTTGTTATATAGTCACAACAGTCGTGCTCAGTCACTGGGTTTGTTATATAGTCACAGCAGTCGTGCTCAGTCACTGGGTTTGTTATATAGTCACAGCAGTCGTGCTCAGTCACTG GGTTTGTTATATAGTCACAGCAGTAGTGCTCAGTCACTGGGTTTGTCATATAGTCACAGCAGTAGTGCTCAGTCACTGG GTTTGTTATATAGTCACAGCAGTCGTGCTCAGTCACTGGGTTTGTTATATAGTCACAGCAGTAGTGCTCAGTCACTGGGTTTGTTATATAGTCACAGCAGTCGTGCTCAGTCACTGGGTTTGTTATATAGTCACAGCAGTAGTGCTCAGTCACTGGGTTTGTTATATAGTCACAGCAGTCGTGCTCAGTCACTGGGTTTGTTAT ATAGTCATAGCAGTATTGCAGTAGTGCTCAGTCACTGGGTTTGTTATATAGTCACAGCAGTCGTGCTCAGTCACTGG GTTTGTTATATAGTCACAGCAGTAGTGCTCAGTCACTGGGTTTGTTATATAGTCACAGCAGTAGTGCTCAGTCACTGGGTTTGTCATATAGTCACAGCAGTAGTGCTCAGTCACTGGGTTTGTTATATAGTCACAGCAGTCGTGCTCAGTCACTGGGTTTGTTATATAGTCACAGCAGTAGTGCTCAGTCACTGGGTTTGTTATATAGTCACAGCAGTCGTGCTCAGTCACTGGGTTTGTTATAGAGTCACAGCAGTCGTGCTCAGTCACTGGGTTTGTAATATAGTCACAGCAGTCGTGCTCAGTCACTGGGTTTGTTATATAGTCACAGCAGTCGTACTCAGTCACTGGGTTTGTTATATAGTCACAGCAGTCGTGCTCAGTCACTGGGTTTGTTATATAGTCACAGCAGTCGTGCTCAGTCACTGGGTTTGTTATAGAGTCACAGCAGTAGTGCTCAgtcactgggtttgtaatagtcACAGTATTGTACTTCCAGAGTAG